Within Oceanidesulfovibrio indonesiensis, the genomic segment GAAACCTCGGCGCGGCAGGAGGCCCGGCTCTCGGATGTGGCGATGATCCGGACCCCCGGCCAGGTCGTCTTGAGGGCCTGAATCGTGTCGTAATCCGCCCGGCGGGGAAGAAAAACGTCCAGGATGACGAAGCAGCAATCCCGGCAGGCGTCCGATTCGAAGCAGGCGCTGCCGTTTATGGCGCAGGCCACGTCGTAACCGTTCGCAGCGAGGGTTTCGGCAAGAATCTCACGGAACGAGGCATCGGGTTCGATAACGAGTATGGACGGCATGGCGTCTCCTTGCGGCCATCCGCGGAGTCCCACGGATTTGGACGACATATGGCTTGACCGATGCAGGTATTAGAAGACAATTCATGCGGCATGTAAAGAAACAGTTTGTAAA encodes:
- a CDS encoding response regulator transcription factor, encoding MPSILVIEPDASFREILAETLAANGYDVACAINGSACFESDACRDCCFVILDVFLPRRADYDTIQALKTTWPGVRIIATSESRASCRAEVSLNLASFLGADAGLKKPLAVEKVLQTVKSLGSPAAA